TCGACGTTGTATTTGGCAAAGAGATCAACTTTTTCGTTAACTTTGTAAAGAAGACCGAAGATTGTTTTGAATTTCTCATCGCTCAGCTCGGCCAGTCGACGTTCAGCCTCTTCCCGCTCCCCTTTCTTCAGTATACCGTTCAAAGCCATACCAGCTATCTGATGGGACATTAAGATTAACTTAATCTTCAATACGTTATAAAAAAGTTAATGATACATGAATCATCAAATTGAAGAAAATCAAACATCTCTAGTTAAAGAATTTGTTTTCTTCAGTTCAACTTACCGTTCCATTCTGATCAACCAGCATCCTCGAGTATCCCTGTTTCAAAGTCAGCAGGCAGTGCCTCTCCAGTTCAAACTGGCTGTCTCCTTTTTCGCATAGTCCTACCGCATGATTCAGTGGTTCATCAGAAAAGAAATTCCATTTTAAATGATGGATCGCATCTTCGAAGCGATTTTCTGGAACTTTCACAACTGTTAAATGATCAGACGACATCTTTGGGATGGTCACGGCACGAATTTTCCGCGCACTGAAAGGATTTTCCACGCGCGCACCACCCTTAGTAGGGAGAGTAGACTCATATGGGAAAAGGTCCATATATTGATTGACCCAGTTCAAGGAATTTACTAGCTACAATTGATTATGTATTCTTCTTAATTAATTCCCATCGCAGGGTACGCAATACATGCCCTAATGGTATCTGTAGCTATCCAATGTAGATATGAAAACGCCCATGTATATCAGACATGAAATGTACCATTGTAAAATTAAGGAGATCCTTTGATGTAAAGTAATGATGCACAAAATAAATGGATACTCTTTAAAGGAGTGTAATGTTGTTGGATAAAGAAGAATATAATCATTAGAGTatagatatgtatgtacatgtttaTTCATAAGTTTTTACTAAATGATTCTATAACCTCCCACAACGTTACATTTATTGGCGCTGAACGGCATCCTTATTAACAGAACAGCAACTCTTTTGAGTGCATTTATACATGATACAGTTTCAGCAAACTTCAAACCGCATAATTAACAGAAGgcattattttaacatttttcaattgATATATATCTATTTTCATGTGATGCATCACAGgagtaatataattaaaaaatgttagcaATATTGTAACTGTTACTTTGCTTACATAAATCTTTAAGATTTCGATAACATAATACATATTGTCTTATAAGTTTTACGTAAGGACTATATGTCTTGATCATACTTCATTGGACTCGCTCTTCACACATTCGTTCAGAATGGAAACATactttttaatacttcaaaGTGTGGAAACAAATTATTTACAGTGTTTAGAATAAAAGGTCATCATCACCTTCATCAAGCATATTTGCAGCTTCCATGTCTCTGCCTTCAGCTTTTCTTTCTGCTCTAATCTTGTCAAGCTGAAATGTAATCAGAACATTGTATGAGTATTAAActacataataaatatatcaatctTCAGGATTCAAATTGTACCTTAGCTTTAGCTTGTTTCTTCTTATCCTGAATCttctttaatcgatagaactctTCTCTTTCTAGTTCATCCAATTCTGATATTATATAAGCAAGAGTTCTTTCGATTCTTGGAATGATAACGTGTTCAATTGCATTCACACGACGATTTGTGATTTTAATAACTTCATCCAAAGTTACAAAACTGGTCTGCAAAGATGCTAATTCCACTAACAACTTAACTGCTCTCtgataattcttttttaattttgccaATTGCTGACCACCTCTAGCCAACCCAGCTAATTCATAAGTATCCGTGCCATCTTGATAAGACTCGAACACTGGAAGATTGACACCAGCTACATTATCTTTCTTGGAACGAATCTTAATTTGTGCTTTTGTCACATCTTGGAGGACTACTTGATTAAAGTCTCCTGTTGCAAATTTTGCTTCGGCCAATGAAAATGCTGCTTCTTTCATTACCTCTCCCATAAGAGTTTTTGTCTACATATAAAAGCAATACATAGAAACATTATAGCAATATGATAAATGATAATAATCCATAAAACCATAATTTTTATACCTCAATAATTTTACCCAAAATCAATCTGAATCGCATTTGTAATGCGTCTGCTTTCTTTTTTAACAAACCATGACCTTTCTGTGCCCCTTGTAAACGGGATTTCATTAACATTTGCGCACTGAAAAAAAGACATGTCAGTTAGCGTTATACATCATTTTACTTTCCTTTTTACTGGATTAGTAAGAGATTATAAGTATCATAGTATATATAATTATCACATAACAATTAATTAGATAAAGAACATATACACTTATGTGTATGCTAACATAATATAAATAGGTTTTATAAATAAGTAACACAACATTGACAATAAAGCAATGTATTTGATGTCAAAGAGTAAATGTTGAAAACAAATTAAGAAGGGGTTACACCCATCTTATGAGAATTCCATACAACTTGACAGAACTTATagtatttatgaaataaatgaaaaatgaaattcggTTGCAAGTGAAACAAATCTGAATAACTTATAGGTGAAATACTCACCCCCGAGAGGGGAAAATTGCTAGTTTAT
This genomic window from Megachile rotundata isolate GNS110a chromosome 14, iyMegRotu1, whole genome shotgun sequence contains:
- the LOC100883873 gene encoding arylalkylamine N-acetyltransferase 1 isoform X2, yielding MDLFPYESTLPTKGGARVENPFSARKIRAVTIPKMSSDHLTVVKVPENRFEDAIHHLKWNFFSDEPLNHAVGLCEKGDSQFELERHCLLTLKQGYSRMLVDQNGTIAGMALNGILKKGEREEAERRLAELSDEKFKTIFGLLYKVNEKVDLFAKYNVEELFECRILSVDENFRGKGLANVLMADSIETARNAGFKHVLRLICMG
- the LOC100883873 gene encoding arylalkylamine N-acetyltransferase 1 isoform X1 produces the protein MDLFPYESTLPTKGGARVENPFSARKIRAVTIPKMSSDHLTVVKVPENRFEDAIHHLKWNFFSDEPLNHAVGLCEKGDSQFELERHCLLTLKQGYSRMLVDQNGTIAGMALNGILKKGEREEAERRLAELSDEKFKTIFGLLYKVNEKVDLFAKYNVEELFECRILSVDENFRGKGLANVLMADSIETARNAGFKVFKADATGLYSQKVCLKHGFQEEAEILYSDLDESIRPAPPHQALKLMVKLLN
- the Vha36-1 gene encoding V-type proton ATPase subunit Vha36-1, which encodes MSGKDKLAIFPSRGAQMLMKSRLQGAQKGHGLLKKKADALQMRFRLILGKIIETKTLMGEVMKEAAFSLAEAKFATGDFNQVVLQDVTKAQIKIRSKKDNVAGVNLPVFESYQDGTDTYELAGLARGGQQLAKLKKNYQRAVKLLVELASLQTSFVTLDEVIKITNRRVNAIEHVIIPRIERTLAYIISELDELEREEFYRLKKIQDKKKQAKAKLDKIRAERKAEGRDMEAANMLDEGDDDLLF